In Hyphomicrobium denitrificans 1NES1, one DNA window encodes the following:
- a CDS encoding FtsW/RodA/SpoVE family cell cycle protein, whose amino-acid sequence MKLSRADRSMLADWSFTIDRGLLTALLALVAIGVVLSFAASPAVAIKKGLPTYYFVERHVAFAAIGAVLMLVISLFSPASVRRLAAVLLLASVVGMIVVLFKGTELNGAQRWLTFGSYSLQPSEFAKPAFIVVIAWLYGEAAGRSDMPALPLALLLWGVVAGLLVAQPDVGQTVLISTTAGLLYLLAGLPPIGAAILALIGSGGFWLAYMNFGHVQSRLEKFFSAAPFENYQVGRAMQSFSEGGFFGRGPGEGTIKSVLPDAHTDYIFAVIGEEYGVIACVALLAVFAYIVIRAMQRASDEPTAADRLAVQGLALLLGLQALINMGVNIGLLPPKGMTLPFISAGGSSMLALAITAGMLLALTRWRPDPTRLKKPRRVATIDDVHFTSHTPSV is encoded by the coding sequence ATGAAGCTCTCTCGCGCCGATCGCAGTATGCTTGCCGACTGGTCATTCACGATCGATCGCGGTTTGCTGACGGCGCTGCTAGCGCTTGTCGCGATTGGCGTGGTGCTCTCGTTTGCAGCGTCGCCCGCGGTCGCGATCAAGAAAGGTTTGCCGACGTATTATTTCGTTGAGCGGCATGTCGCCTTTGCAGCTATCGGCGCCGTTCTGATGCTTGTCATCTCGCTCTTTTCGCCTGCCAGCGTGCGCCGCCTCGCTGCGGTGCTGCTGCTTGCGTCAGTTGTGGGAATGATTGTCGTGCTGTTCAAAGGCACCGAGCTCAACGGAGCGCAACGCTGGCTGACGTTCGGCAGCTATTCGTTGCAGCCGTCCGAATTTGCCAAGCCGGCGTTCATCGTCGTCATCGCATGGCTTTACGGTGAGGCCGCGGGCCGGTCCGATATGCCGGCCTTGCCCCTTGCGCTTTTACTCTGGGGCGTCGTGGCCGGCTTGCTCGTCGCACAGCCAGATGTGGGACAGACGGTGCTCATCAGCACAACGGCAGGCTTGCTCTACCTGCTGGCGGGATTGCCACCCATCGGCGCTGCTATTCTCGCGCTGATCGGCAGCGGCGGCTTCTGGCTCGCGTACATGAATTTCGGGCATGTGCAATCGCGGCTGGAGAAATTTTTCAGCGCTGCGCCGTTCGAGAACTATCAGGTCGGCCGTGCGATGCAGTCCTTTTCCGAAGGCGGATTTTTCGGCCGTGGCCCGGGTGAGGGCACGATCAAGTCCGTGCTTCCCGATGCGCATACGGACTATATTTTTGCCGTGATCGGTGAGGAATACGGCGTCATCGCCTGCGTCGCGCTGCTTGCCGTCTTTGCATATATCGTGATCCGGGCGATGCAGCGGGCAAGCGATGAACCGACTGCCGCCGATCGCTTGGCCGTTCAGGGACTTGCCCTGCTTCTCGGACTTCAGGCGCTGATCAATATGGGGGTCAACATCGGACTGCTGCCTCCGAAAGGCATGACACTGCCGTTCATTTCGGCGGGGGGCTCGTCGATGCTGGCGCTGGCGATAACGGCAGGAATGCTTCTTGCGCTGACGCGCTGGCGGCCTGATCCGACGCGGCTTAAAAAACCGCGACGGGTGGCGACCATCGACGACGTACACTTCACAAGCCATACTCCGTCGGTATGA
- the murC gene encoding UDP-N-acetylmuramate--L-alanine ligase, with translation MQMPRDIGPFHIIGIGGIGMSAIAEILVAKGYTVQGSDQKESANVKRLRSKGIRVFVGHDPVNLIGARYVVISTAVKPFNPELIAARQKGLTIIRRAEILAELMRLYSTISVTGTHGKTTTTSLLSHIFTEAGEEPTVITGGIINSWGSNARLGQGKWMIVEADESDGTFTRLPTEIGIVTNIDPEHLDYFGSVEAMHREYEAFLRNIPFFGLAVACIDHPVVRDMVERLNLRADGRRLLTYGQSKDADLVLQSIRIEGNTTYFDATLTALVKGGARKLKDWSVPIPGAHNALNALAAIAVATQAGLDDAKIKAAMAGFSGVKRRFQFTGEWNGIGIYDDYGHHPAEIAAVLAAARGGAKGKVIAVVEPHRFTRVRDLFEDFARCFKDADHVIVAPLYTAGEPPIAGIDNQALASRIATAGRRSAEAVEEPTGIVPAIKRIAVPGDIVVCLGAGNSTDWAHALPDWLAGTAQRAGSAA, from the coding sequence ATGCAAATGCCGCGCGACATAGGGCCATTCCATATTATCGGTATCGGTGGCATCGGCATGAGCGCCATCGCCGAGATTCTTGTCGCCAAGGGCTACACGGTTCAGGGCTCGGACCAAAAGGAAAGCGCCAACGTCAAGCGGCTGAGGTCGAAAGGCATCCGGGTTTTTGTCGGGCACGATCCGGTCAATCTGATCGGGGCACGCTATGTCGTGATCTCGACCGCGGTGAAGCCATTCAATCCCGAGCTGATCGCGGCCCGTCAGAAGGGACTGACGATCATCCGGCGCGCCGAAATACTCGCCGAGCTGATGCGGCTCTATTCGACGATTTCGGTCACAGGCACGCACGGCAAGACGACGACCACATCACTGCTTTCGCACATCTTCACGGAAGCCGGCGAGGAGCCGACCGTCATCACGGGCGGCATCATCAATTCGTGGGGCTCGAACGCGCGGCTCGGTCAGGGCAAATGGATGATCGTCGAGGCGGATGAGAGCGACGGCACCTTCACGCGGCTGCCGACCGAGATCGGCATCGTCACGAATATCGACCCCGAGCATCTCGATTATTTCGGCTCGGTCGAGGCGATGCATCGCGAATACGAAGCGTTCCTCAGGAACATTCCGTTCTTCGGGCTAGCTGTCGCCTGCATCGATCATCCTGTCGTGCGCGACATGGTGGAAAGATTGAACCTTCGCGCCGATGGCCGCAGGCTGCTGACCTATGGTCAGAGCAAGGATGCCGACCTCGTGCTGCAGTCGATCCGTATCGAAGGCAACACGACGTATTTCGATGCGACGCTGACGGCGCTCGTCAAAGGCGGTGCGCGAAAGCTCAAGGATTGGTCCGTTCCGATCCCTGGCGCGCACAACGCTCTGAATGCCCTTGCGGCCATTGCCGTCGCGACGCAAGCCGGACTTGATGATGCGAAGATCAAAGCCGCGATGGCGGGGTTTTCGGGCGTCAAAAGGCGCTTCCAATTCACGGGCGAATGGAACGGCATCGGTATCTACGACGACTATGGCCATCATCCGGCGGAAATCGCCGCTGTACTGGCGGCTGCGCGCGGTGGCGCCAAAGGCAAGGTGATCGCGGTCGTCGAGCCGCACCGTTTCACGCGCGTGCGCGATCTTTTCGAGGATTTCGCGCGCTGCTTCAAGGATGCCGATCACGTCATTGTGGCGCCACTTTATACGGCGGGCGAACCTCCCATCGCCGGTATAGACAATCAGGCGCTTGCGTCGCGGATCGCAACCGCCGGGCGGCGTTCGGCCGAAGCCGTCGAAGAACCGACGGGCATTGTCCCGGCCATCAAACGCATCGCGGTTCCGGGTGACATTGTCGTCTGCCTCGGCGCAGGCAATTCGACGGACTGGGCTCACGCATTGCCAGACTGGCTCGCGGGAACGGCGCAGCGGGCCGGGAGCGCGGCCTGA
- a CDS encoding cell division protein FtsQ/DivIB gives MQQVAGKQRFWWRAHEAPTPEPKAAQTFEVPPTVSTVSRSAPQRPDMTLKIPRGERRVRRSRRTTRRWLRYSFATGALLATVSATAVVLPLNRATFANLLHKTAAEATALTIAAGFGINQVNVSGQHYASDNDIYDALDLTNVRTFAAFDSEAALKRIERIPWIDKAQITRVYPGSLDIVVRERTPAVVWTRGNENYLVDATGRVLGPMPIAGGWALPRVVGEGAKDEARSMLAAVRQYPAIEKQYAYAERIAERRWRIVLKTGTVLELGADREIEGLQEIAGSSATAPALRGTPMIIDVRTPGRIAMRPVDNKAAQTAALDSSAGAPLTISSR, from the coding sequence TTGCAACAGGTAGCAGGCAAGCAACGGTTCTGGTGGCGGGCGCACGAAGCGCCGACGCCGGAGCCCAAAGCTGCCCAGACCTTTGAAGTTCCGCCGACCGTCAGCACAGTTTCACGTTCCGCTCCCCAGCGTCCCGACATGACGCTCAAGATTCCGCGCGGCGAGCGGCGCGTGCGAAGATCGCGGCGCACGACGCGGCGATGGCTCAGATATTCTTTTGCGACAGGCGCGCTCTTGGCGACGGTCAGCGCTACGGCAGTTGTGCTGCCGCTCAATCGCGCGACATTCGCCAATCTTCTGCATAAAACTGCCGCTGAGGCGACGGCGCTGACGATTGCGGCCGGTTTCGGCATTAATCAGGTCAATGTCTCCGGGCAGCATTACGCATCCGATAACGACATCTACGATGCGCTCGATCTCACGAACGTTCGAACGTTCGCGGCTTTCGACTCGGAAGCGGCGCTGAAACGCATCGAACGTATTCCGTGGATCGATAAGGCGCAGATCACGCGCGTCTATCCGGGCTCGCTCGATATCGTGGTCCGCGAACGGACTCCGGCAGTCGTCTGGACGCGTGGCAATGAGAATTATCTCGTCGATGCGACCGGGCGTGTTCTTGGTCCAATGCCGATTGCGGGCGGTTGGGCTTTGCCGCGCGTCGTTGGCGAAGGGGCCAAGGACGAGGCTCGGTCGATGCTCGCGGCGGTCCGTCAATATCCCGCAATCGAAAAGCAATATGCATATGCGGAACGCATTGCCGAACGCCGCTGGCGCATCGTGCTCAAAACCGGAACGGTGCTCGAGCTTGGTGCTGATCGCGAAATCGAAGGCCTGCAGGAAATCGCGGGTTCGTCCGCCACCGCACCTGCGCTCAGGGGCACGCCGATGATCATCGATGTGCGCACGCCAGGCCGCATTGCGATGCGTCCGGTCGATAACAAGGCCGCGCAAACCGCTGCACTCGATTCTTCCGCGGGCGCACCCCTTACCATCAGCTCACGTTAG
- a CDS encoding D-alanine--D-alanine ligase, producing the protein MTKLGVVPKRTRDHVAVLKGGLSAEREVSLNSGAAVGEALREEGYRVTEIDVDRNLAGQLDAINPDVCFNALHGKFGEDGCVQGILELLAIPYTHSGVLASALAMHKERAKDVMKLAGVPVAEAKLVTRREALEGHVLPPPYVVKPPTEGSSVGVVIVSPDADRPPNSIASGGSPDQIVMVERYVAGRELTCAVIGDFVTDVIEIVPLRGLAFYDYESKYGPGGSKHELPAQLLPDVYQSVRSLTLRAHQALGCRGVSRADFRFDDTAGGTGDLICLEVNTQPGMTGTSLVPELAGHAGWSFGDLVRWMVEDASCNR; encoded by the coding sequence ATGACAAAACTCGGCGTCGTGCCGAAGCGCACACGCGATCACGTGGCTGTTCTCAAGGGTGGGCTGTCAGCCGAGCGCGAGGTGAGCCTCAACTCCGGTGCAGCTGTCGGGGAAGCGCTGCGGGAGGAAGGATACCGGGTCACCGAGATCGACGTCGACCGCAACCTGGCGGGCCAGCTCGACGCCATCAATCCCGACGTCTGTTTCAATGCGCTGCACGGCAAGTTCGGCGAGGACGGTTGCGTGCAAGGCATCCTCGAGTTGCTGGCGATTCCGTACACCCATTCTGGCGTTCTGGCCTCGGCGCTCGCGATGCACAAGGAGCGCGCCAAGGACGTGATGAAGCTCGCAGGCGTTCCGGTCGCTGAAGCGAAGCTCGTCACGCGGCGCGAGGCTCTCGAAGGACACGTCTTGCCTCCGCCCTACGTCGTGAAGCCTCCCACGGAAGGCTCGAGTGTCGGGGTTGTCATCGTTTCGCCCGATGCGGACCGTCCGCCCAATTCGATCGCGTCGGGAGGATCGCCAGACCAGATCGTGATGGTTGAGCGTTACGTTGCAGGGCGCGAGCTAACTTGTGCTGTCATTGGAGATTTTGTGACAGATGTCATCGAGATCGTGCCTCTCCGGGGGCTCGCTTTCTACGACTATGAATCAAAATACGGTCCGGGGGGCTCGAAGCACGAGCTGCCGGCACAACTTTTACCGGATGTTTACCAGTCAGTCCGTTCCTTAACGTTAAGAGCGCATCAGGCGTTGGGGTGCCGCGGCGTGTCGCGAGCGGACTTCCGCTTCGACGATACGGCTGGTGGGACTGGCGATCTGATCTGCCTCGAAGTGAACACGCAACCGGGCATGACGGGAACGTCTCTCGTGCCTGAGCTGGCGGGTCATGCGGGCTGGTCGTTCGGTGACCTCGTCCGATGGATGGTCGAGGACGCGAGTTGCAACAGGTAG
- the mraY gene encoding phospho-N-acetylmuramoyl-pentapeptide-transferase, with product MLYELVKFSDQISALNVFRYITFRSGGAIFTALLFVMMFGPAIIDLLRVKQGKGQPIRDDGPQSHLLKRGTPTMGGLMILAGVTVSTLLWAQLSNGYIWVVLGVAICYGAIGFYDDFLKVTKRSSDGFAGRSRFLLEVVVAAVAGYLLMKLGPKGLDTDLTFPFFKDLIIDLGPFFVLMAVLVIAGAGNAVNLTDGLDGLAIVPVMIAAATFGVIAYLSGNAKFAGYLQIHHVPGTGELSVICGALIGAGLGFLWFNAPPAMIFMGDTGSLALGGTLGAIAVAIKHEVVLAVVGGLFVLETLSVIIQVLSFKWTGKRVFKMAPLHHHYEQKGWKESTVVIRFWIISVILALIGLSTLKLR from the coding sequence ATGCTCTATGAGCTTGTCAAATTCAGCGATCAGATCAGCGCGCTGAACGTCTTTCGTTACATCACGTTCCGGTCCGGCGGCGCGATCTTCACCGCGCTTCTTTTCGTGATGATGTTCGGTCCTGCGATCATCGACCTTTTGCGCGTCAAGCAGGGCAAGGGGCAGCCGATCCGCGACGACGGCCCGCAAAGCCATCTCCTAAAACGTGGCACGCCGACCATGGGTGGGTTGATGATCCTCGCAGGCGTGACCGTCTCGACGCTGCTCTGGGCGCAGCTTTCGAACGGCTACATTTGGGTGGTCTTAGGCGTTGCGATCTGTTACGGCGCCATCGGTTTCTATGATGACTTTTTGAAAGTCACGAAACGATCTTCGGATGGGTTCGCAGGTCGCTCTCGATTTCTACTGGAAGTGGTGGTTGCCGCCGTCGCCGGTTACCTGCTGATGAAGCTCGGGCCCAAGGGGCTCGATACCGATCTGACGTTTCCGTTCTTCAAGGATCTCATCATCGATCTTGGGCCATTCTTCGTTTTGATGGCGGTATTGGTCATTGCAGGCGCCGGAAATGCGGTCAACCTTACGGACGGTCTGGACGGATTGGCCATCGTGCCGGTCATGATCGCGGCAGCCACGTTCGGCGTCATCGCTTATCTTTCGGGCAACGCGAAATTTGCGGGCTATCTGCAGATTCATCACGTGCCCGGGACCGGTGAGCTTTCGGTTATCTGCGGCGCCTTGATCGGTGCGGGCCTCGGCTTTCTCTGGTTCAACGCTCCGCCCGCGATGATCTTCATGGGGGACACCGGATCGCTGGCTCTCGGCGGCACGCTCGGAGCCATTGCGGTCGCGATCAAGCACGAGGTCGTGCTGGCCGTTGTCGGCGGGCTTTTCGTGCTCGAGACGCTGTCGGTGATTATCCAGGTGCTATCGTTCAAGTGGACGGGAAAGCGCGTCTTCAAGATGGCGCCGTTGCACCACCACTATGAGCAGAAGGGCTGGAAGGAATCGACCGTCGTCATCCGCTTCTGGATCATTTCGGTCATTCTGGCGCTGATCGGTCTTTCGACATTGAAGTTGCGCTAG
- the ftsA gene encoding cell division protein FtsA — MADRRTYRTFGLLDIGTSKTVAAVIVAEHGPSLSAPSLRLAGLGLQRSRGVKAGVLTDLDEAESVVRAVLAQAERAAGVSVGNYTVSVAAGRLASAHCTARIDVETGRVTHDDLQRLMAAGESYAERDGRTLLHLNRLGYELDGVGGVRDPIGFSARRLSAGLHAVTADEAPLRNLLVLIDRCYAECDGLVASPYASALAVTTEEERQFGVTCIDFGAGTTTIALFADGLFAGVEAIPVGGQHLTYDIARALQTPLAEAERIKTLYGTLLNAQSDEHESISYPVAGEEDEGSFETTKARLTAIIRPRVQQLLGLVRERLALNAAGRYAGDKVVLTGGASQLLGLSEFVANEFGRPVRLGRPSDLAGLNASLAGPQLATLSGLAVLAARGSNELSTPYARKVLKQGYLGRVGTWLKRAF; from the coding sequence ATGGCTGATAGGCGCACGTACCGGACGTTCGGGCTTCTGGACATCGGCACCAGCAAGACAGTTGCCGCCGTGATCGTGGCCGAGCACGGGCCGTCGTTATCGGCGCCGTCGCTGCGGCTCGCTGGGCTTGGCCTTCAACGGTCGCGCGGTGTCAAAGCCGGTGTGCTGACTGATCTCGATGAGGCTGAGTCGGTCGTTCGCGCCGTCCTCGCGCAAGCGGAACGCGCGGCAGGTGTTTCGGTCGGCAACTATACGGTTTCGGTTGCAGCCGGGCGCCTGGCGTCTGCGCATTGCACGGCGCGCATCGACGTCGAGACGGGACGCGTTACGCATGACGATCTTCAGCGGCTCATGGCGGCGGGCGAAAGCTATGCCGAACGCGACGGTCGCACGCTCCTCCATCTCAACCGGCTCGGCTATGAGCTCGACGGGGTTGGCGGCGTGCGCGATCCGATCGGGTTCTCGGCGCGCCGTCTTTCGGCTGGATTGCACGCCGTGACTGCGGACGAAGCGCCGTTGCGCAATCTTCTGGTCCTGATCGATCGCTGCTACGCGGAGTGCGATGGCCTCGTTGCATCGCCCTACGCGAGCGCGCTTGCGGTGACGACCGAGGAAGAGCGCCAGTTCGGTGTGACCTGCATCGATTTCGGAGCAGGAACGACGACAATCGCGCTCTTTGCCGATGGCCTATTCGCCGGCGTCGAGGCGATCCCTGTCGGCGGTCAGCATTTGACTTATGACATCGCCAGGGCGTTGCAGACGCCACTCGCAGAAGCCGAGCGAATCAAAACGCTTTATGGCACACTGCTCAATGCCCAGTCCGACGAGCACGAATCGATTTCCTATCCGGTGGCCGGAGAGGAGGACGAGGGGAGCTTTGAGACCACCAAAGCGCGGCTGACGGCTATCATCCGGCCGCGTGTGCAACAGCTCTTGGGACTCGTGCGTGAGCGTTTGGCGCTCAATGCGGCGGGCCGATACGCGGGAGACAAGGTCGTTCTTACGGGCGGAGCCAGCCAACTTCTCGGACTCTCGGAATTCGTCGCCAACGAATTCGGCAGACCGGTGCGCCTCGGCAGGCCATCGGATCTCGCCGGGCTCAACGCGAGTCTTGCAGGGCCGCAGCTTGCGACGCTTTCCGGTCTCGCGGTTCTCGCGGCTCGCGGCAGCAACGAATTGAGTACGCCATATGCACGCAAGGTTTTGAAGCAAGGATATCTCGGTCGTGTCGGGACGTGGTTGAAGCGCGCGTTTTGA
- the murB gene encoding UDP-N-acetylmuramate dehydrogenase, whose product MFDDITSDLRAAMPELRGRLVANASLADITWFRVGGPAQALFTPADEADLAYFLKSKPRDLPVFVIGLGSNLLVRDGGVAGVVIRLGRGFGEIKIEDGGRLHAGTAVPDVKVARAAADAGIRGLAFYRGIPGSIGGALRMNAGAHGRETKDCLVGARAVDPDGNIHVLSLQDMGFTYRHSVIPETWIFTEATYQGAPGDPAEIVKEMDEVADYREKNQPIKERTGGSTFKNPPGHSAWKLVDEAGCRGLRVGGAKVSDMHCNFLINDRQATGEDVERLGETVRARVKAKSGITLNWEIIRLGLPRAGCAVGEALAILDNSVDQAQS is encoded by the coding sequence ATGTTCGACGACATCACGAGCGACCTCCGCGCCGCGATGCCCGAACTTCGGGGCCGTCTCGTTGCGAATGCGTCGCTCGCCGACATCACATGGTTTCGTGTCGGAGGTCCGGCGCAGGCGCTGTTTACTCCGGCCGATGAAGCAGATCTCGCGTACTTTCTGAAGAGCAAGCCGCGCGACTTGCCGGTTTTCGTCATCGGGCTGGGATCAAACCTGCTCGTGCGCGACGGTGGTGTCGCCGGCGTCGTGATCCGGCTCGGCCGCGGTTTCGGCGAGATCAAGATTGAGGACGGGGGACGGCTACACGCCGGAACCGCTGTGCCCGACGTCAAGGTCGCGCGTGCGGCGGCTGACGCCGGCATTCGCGGGCTGGCGTTCTATCGCGGCATTCCGGGCTCGATCGGTGGAGCTCTGCGCATGAATGCGGGCGCGCACGGGCGCGAGACGAAGGATTGCCTCGTCGGGGCGCGGGCTGTCGATCCGGATGGCAATATCCACGTCCTTTCGCTTCAGGACATGGGATTCACTTATCGGCATTCCGTCATACCGGAGACGTGGATCTTCACCGAGGCGACGTATCAAGGCGCTCCGGGCGATCCGGCGGAGATCGTGAAAGAGATGGACGAGGTCGCGGACTATCGCGAGAAGAACCAGCCGATCAAGGAACGCACCGGCGGTTCGACGTTCAAAAATCCGCCGGGGCACAGCGCCTGGAAGCTTGTCGACGAGGCAGGATGCCGTGGCTTGCGCGTCGGCGGCGCGAAGGTGTCCGATATGCATTGCAACTTCCTGATCAACGATCGGCAGGCAACAGGCGAAGACGTCGAACGGCTTGGCGAGACGGTCAGGGCGCGCGTCAAGGCGAAGTCCGGCATCACGCTCAATTGGGAAATCATCCGCCTTGGACTTCCGCGAGCAGGATGTGCAGTCGGCGAAGCGCTGGCGATTTTGGACAACTCCGTCGATCAAGCCCAATCGTAG
- the murD gene encoding UDP-N-acetylmuramoyl-L-alanine--D-glutamate ligase produces MIRATSFNGKTVAVFGLGSSGIASARSLVSGGATVAAWDDGEAGRNAAAQEGIPLVDLSQADWSHFSALVLTPGVPLTHPEPHWTVKKARASGVEIIGDIEIFARERAAHAPNAPFIAITGTNGKSTTTALIAHILRHAGRDVQLGGNIGRAVLTLEEPAPERFHIVEMSSFQIDLTPTLKPTVGVMLNMTPDHLDRHGTIENYAAVKERLVEGAEIAAVGIDDDFGLAMLQRRVRVGPAIAFSAEKSLAPGYSLLDDTIICSNREALAVKLGSLRGIATLRGKHNAQNALAAVAAVRECLNWLGQSSDIDWQGALSSFLGLPHRMEEIGRIGNVLFVNDSKATNADSTEKALLSFPRDVFWIVGGRPKAGGIAALEKYFGGIAKAYLIGESSEDFARTLNGSVAFERSGTLDAAVSAAARDATASTGVEPVVLLSPACASYDQFRNFEIRGESFRQLVEALPGVVMRRAS; encoded by the coding sequence ATGATTCGCGCCACGTCCTTCAACGGCAAGACAGTCGCTGTATTCGGTCTCGGTAGCTCCGGGATTGCCTCGGCGCGGTCTCTGGTGTCCGGCGGCGCAACTGTCGCCGCCTGGGATGATGGCGAGGCCGGCCGTAACGCGGCGGCGCAGGAGGGCATTCCGCTTGTCGATCTTTCCCAGGCGGACTGGTCGCACTTTTCGGCGCTGGTTCTTACGCCCGGAGTGCCGTTGACGCATCCCGAGCCGCACTGGACCGTGAAAAAGGCGCGCGCCAGCGGTGTCGAGATTATCGGCGATATCGAGATTTTTGCGCGTGAGCGGGCCGCGCATGCGCCGAACGCGCCGTTCATTGCAATCACCGGCACTAACGGCAAATCAACAACGACGGCGCTTATAGCTCACATTCTTCGCCATGCGGGCCGCGATGTACAACTTGGCGGCAACATCGGCCGAGCCGTCCTGACGCTCGAAGAACCGGCGCCGGAGCGTTTTCATATCGTCGAGATGTCGTCGTTTCAGATCGATCTAACGCCGACACTGAAACCGACGGTCGGCGTGATGTTGAACATGACGCCGGATCATCTCGACCGGCACGGGACGATTGAAAACTATGCGGCCGTCAAGGAACGCCTTGTCGAGGGCGCTGAGATTGCGGCTGTCGGGATTGACGACGACTTCGGGCTGGCGATGCTGCAACGCCGGGTGCGCGTGGGACCTGCGATTGCCTTCAGCGCTGAAAAATCGCTCGCGCCGGGATACAGCCTGCTCGACGATACGATCATCTGCAGCAATCGCGAGGCACTTGCGGTCAAGCTCGGATCTCTGCGAGGCATCGCGACGCTCAGAGGCAAGCACAATGCGCAGAACGCGCTCGCTGCCGTCGCCGCGGTGCGCGAGTGCCTGAATTGGCTCGGCCAGTCGTCGGACATCGATTGGCAAGGTGCACTTTCGTCATTTCTCGGGTTGCCGCATCGGATGGAGGAGATCGGGCGGATCGGAAACGTTCTGTTTGTCAACGACAGCAAGGCGACGAACGCGGACTCGACCGAAAAAGCGCTTCTGTCTTTTCCGCGCGACGTTTTCTGGATCGTCGGCGGCAGGCCGAAGGCTGGAGGCATCGCCGCTCTTGAAAAGTACTTTGGCGGCATCGCGAAGGCTTATCTTATCGGGGAATCGAGCGAGGATTTCGCGCGCACTCTCAATGGGAGCGTCGCGTTCGAACGCAGCGGTACGCTCGATGCCGCCGTTTCAGCCGCGGCGCGCGATGCCACGGCGAGCACGGGCGTCGAGCCTGTGGTTCTGCTGTCGCCGGCGTGCGCCAGCTACGATCAGTTCCGGAACTTCGAAATTCGCGGCGAGAGTTTCCGCCAACTCGTCGAGGCGCTTCCGGGCGTCGTGATGCGGAGGGCTTCATGA
- the murG gene encoding undecaprenyldiphospho-muramoylpentapeptide beta-N-acetylglucosaminyltransferase → MSGMQSIMLAAGGTGGHLFPAFALAEELGRRGVAVDLMTDMRGDRYGGGFPARKIYQVPSATLASRSPRDIAATVLTLTRGTGAAFRLLGQAKPHAVIGFGGYPTYPPLVAARLRGIPTAIHEQNAVLGRANKMLAKRVNAIATSFERTKFLDGTLAAKSVLTGNPVRKAVLEAAALGFLPPLPDSPIRILIFGGSQGARFFSDIVPLALFALPDHLRKRLRIVQQAREEDIERVRSAYLEAGIDADVAPFFTDLPARMADSHLVIGRAGASTVAELTAIGRPSILVPLPHALDNDQLNNARRLEESGGAWCIEQRNLSPERLADELEKLLKSPDTLAAAAKAAKNAGRPDAVRNLADFALALAEGRRPGGNRAP, encoded by the coding sequence ATGAGTGGCATGCAATCGATCATGCTGGCCGCCGGTGGGACAGGCGGTCACCTGTTTCCGGCGTTCGCGCTTGCCGAAGAGCTCGGGCGCCGTGGAGTCGCCGTCGATCTGATGACGGATATGCGCGGCGATCGCTACGGCGGCGGGTTTCCGGCGCGCAAGATCTATCAAGTACCGTCGGCGACGCTGGCGTCGCGCTCGCCGCGCGATATCGCCGCGACGGTCCTGACGCTTACGCGTGGAACGGGTGCTGCTTTTCGGTTGCTCGGGCAGGCGAAGCCCCATGCGGTGATTGGGTTTGGCGGCTATCCGACGTATCCGCCTCTGGTCGCAGCGCGTCTCAGGGGCATTCCGACCGCCATTCACGAGCAGAACGCCGTGCTCGGACGCGCCAACAAGATGCTCGCCAAGCGTGTCAACGCCATTGCGACATCGTTCGAACGGACGAAGTTTCTTGATGGGACGCTTGCTGCAAAATCGGTTCTGACCGGCAATCCGGTACGCAAGGCCGTGCTCGAAGCGGCTGCTCTCGGCTTTCTGCCGCCACTGCCGGACAGCCCCATTCGTATTCTTATTTTTGGCGGTAGCCAGGGCGCACGTTTTTTTTCCGATATCGTCCCGCTGGCGCTGTTCGCGCTGCCCGATCATTTGCGCAAGCGCCTTCGCATCGTGCAGCAGGCACGGGAGGAAGACATCGAACGAGTCCGAAGCGCATATCTCGAAGCCGGTATCGATGCCGATGTCGCTCCGTTCTTCACCGATTTGCCGGCCCGGATGGCGGATTCGCATCTCGTCATCGGGCGGGCGGGCGCGTCGACAGTTGCGGAATTGACGGCGATCGGGCGGCCATCGATCCTCGTGCCGCTGCCGCACGCCCTCGACAACGACCAGTTGAACAACGCGCGGCGGCTTGAAGAATCGGGCGGGGCCTGGTGCATCGAGCAACGCAATCTATCGCCGGAGCGCCTCGCCGATGAGCTCGAAAAGCTTCTAAAATCCCCCGACACCCTTGCAGCAGCAGCCAAGGCCGCTAAAAACGCGGGGCGGCCCGACGCCGTTCGTAATTTAGCCGATTTCGCGTTGGCTCTTGCGGAGGGTCGTCGTCCGGGGGGGAATCGCGCGCCGTGA